The genomic stretch atatatatatatatatatatacagtaagaaatatatatatatattacaggccccaaaattttgaacagtagttatAAATTATTTCAACTGTCTAATAAGATTGTGGGATATCATCGTAAAAGACAGTAAAAGCTACTAGGATTCTCCAGATGAAGGCTTCTTTACAGATTACAAATCACATTATGCAACTTTAAAAGTGCATGAGGACTCAAATTCTCAAAAAAAGTATCTTAGCAGACTTCTTTTGAACTCAAAAGATGCGAGATGTTGACATCAGATGTGTCCTGTGTGTTTCAGCTGCTCTGCGATGACGTCACCGGTCTGAAGTTCAACCCCGTCCTCTACCCTAGGGTGAGCATTTCTGTGTTTCTCACTCCATCTGTGACTTACCTACTGCAGGCATCAGGGGGAAATGAGGGCTGGGCTTTGCTCCGTTTCACCCTAGTACCCAAGTCATCTGAATTAATATGTTCCCGTGCTCCGGGGGAGTCACAAATCCATCTGCTTTACACTGCCTGGCATGCCTGAGCCACATAGTGTGTTTGAGAGGAGCCTTGACCATCTCAAGGCTTTGCATGGTCTGTCAGGCATGGAAAACACAAATGCCTGAATTATGGAAAGGCACTGAAACACATATTTACCCCTGCAGGTGCTTTCGCTCACTTTCTGTTTTCTCTCGCCCCAAGGCCTCGCAACTGATCGTCAGTTTTGATGAGCACGAAGTGAACAACACTTTCAAGTTCGGAGTCATCTATCAGAAGTTTGGTCAGGTGAGAGTCAGTCTTGAGCTGTTGTCCTCAATGTACATACTTTCACTGaagttctctctctttttttcccactGGGATTGTCTCTTCACATCAGACGTCAGAGGAAGAACTGTTCGGGAACAATGAGGAGACGGCAGCCTTTACTGAATTCCTCACTGTTTTAGGAGACAATATTGAACTGCAGGATTTTAAAGGGTGAGAGATGGAGATTAAGCTCTGAAAACTGCTGCCAAGGTTCACCTGTGCACTCATAAAAGGCTGGTTTTAATATTAAACTATATTCAAAGAGTTCATTtgtgaatcatttatttaatttactcgTTGTGTGATTTTGACTGGAGGTCTGCTCATGGTAATCAGATTGCTTCTGatttgatggtgtgtgtgtgtgattattgtGCTGCTCAGGTTTAGAGGCGGTCTGGATGTGTCTCATGGGCAGACTGGATCAGAGTCTATCTACACCACGTTCCGTCAGAGAGAAATCATGTTTCACGTTTCCACAAAACTCCCCTTTACAGAAGGAGATATTCAGCAGGTGAGTtccctttttaatgtttaataattacaatttttttttttaaatattaaatttttacttaaacatttaaagcaaattaatatatattatttaaatattttgtagttatttattacatttttttgtttgtttttttatactcactttgtattcatatttcactctaaaatcaacatgaaaaaaatattgtcttCATGTAAGCACAATCTAAATTGCTGTAATggacaaaaaaatgtataaacacatTTGTTATTAATCAATTCTTTGATACATTCTTATCAATCAAATAATTTAAGATTCTACcattatttatctgtttgtttatttatttatttgtgttaacCCTAACCCTTATGGTAAAgagattaataattaaaattgagGACATGAagtgaaaaatagggaaaaatgtacaaaatctaAATTGACTGCAATTCTTAATAcagtgttgtttatttataaaataaatatttttttatttaaagaattaaGTAAGATACtaccatgatttatttatttattttattgttattttttgttaaccctaacccttttatggggataaaataaaaatttgggaGAAATGTacttaatgaaatataataaactatatttaaatataatcccTGTGTGTTTATCTTGTCTAAATATTGTGTTGGCAAATACACAATCcattagatttaaaatatttataaatattttcctcTGTGTCATATTCTCTCAGCTCCAGAGAAAGAGACATATTGGCAATGACATTGTTGCAGCCGTCTTCCAGGAAGAGCCCACACCATTCGTTCCTGATATGATCGCATCCAACTTCCTTCATGCCTACGTGTTAGTGCAGGCGGAAAACCCCTGCACTGATCACACCACGTACAAGGTTTGTCAAACACCTCGCTGAATTCCTCCAGATACCCATCAATCCCATCAATCCCACTGATCTGAGGTATCGATTGGTGTCCACAGGTGTCCGTCACAGCCAGAGAGGATGTCCCTCCATTCGGCCCCCCTCTTCCAAACCCTGCGGTTTTTAAGAAGGTAATATAGAAGACTGCGTCTGTTAAATATTGAAGGAGATGATGATTTTTATCATAAGATGATGGACATCAACTCTTTCCCAGGGTCCAGAGTTCCGAGAGTTTCTCCTGACAAAGTTGATCAACGCCGAAAATGCATGCTACAAGTCAGACAAGTTCGCCAAGCTagaggtgagaaaaaaaaagagaaaaaattcaTTTGAAGGAATAATCacccaaaatattaatattttgtcattCTTTACTAatgagttttcattttggggtgaaccattGCTTTAGTTAGCCTATCTACATCATCATctcttgttctgtgtctgtgtgtgtgtgtgtgtgtgtgtgtgtgagataggaGAGGACACGGGCCGCACTGTTAGATAACCTTCACGATGAactgcacagacagacacaggcCACAGTAGGACTGGGATCAACTACAGATGAAGAAAAGCTAGAAAATGGGGGTCATGGAGGGCTGCTGGAGTCTTTTAAGGTAAGATGTCCTGCCCTTGACCACTTAAAAACCCAGAGAACTATAGATTTTTCTAAATGTTCTTGCTCTTATATTTatgctctttatttttttcaagtggCCAAGTtgtacatttaaaagcaaaaaatacaCGTATATTTgacgcaaaaaataaatatagaagtaACTCAATAAAGTTGAATGGAATAGTGTTTTCTAACCTTTGTTTGACCTTTGGCTGTAGTATAAGGCTGGTGTGTAGCGCCACCTACCGGTTTTTCATGGTAGCACAGATGCATTTTTCAAACTCCATCATTATCATGGGTAGTTTTagggcttttatatatatatatatttatatatatatttatatatcataaaagtaataaaataagcaATTTAAGATAAATAATTAACCAGCTAATATAAACAATTCACAAATAAACCTTAAACTGATTGTAACATATGttcttatttctctttatttgccaataaaaatgtatttgtacttATGCTTAGTACAGTTTAGCATTTTTTGTTCCTCTCTTACCCTCTTCCTCTGTTTCTGTCAGAGGGCCATGCGTGTGAGGAGCCACTCTATGGAGACGATGGTGACTCATAAACACAAGAGTCCTGGAGTGGCGGCAGGCGTCCCGTCCAGTGTGAGCGGTGGAGGACTCCAGCAGAACAGCATGGAGTGCACCAAGAGCACCTTCACTGTActtccattattttttatttattcagattcaaTTCTTATCTCATCCATTGTATGAACTTGCTGAAGCCATTTAGTATTATGCAGCAGTGCATGAGCTGAGCTTCGTGTGTTTGTGTTCGTCAGCCTCCAGCGCTGTCTGCTAAATCTCCTTTAAAGAGTCCAGTAAAGCGGCGCTCTGGTCTGTTCCCCAGACTGCACTCCAGCACAGACAGTCCAACTGAGAAACATCCATCTCGCAggtacccttatgaaacaaaaatatattgccgtatattggaaaatatcatgtaatatattaggcatatattcttatatatgggatttaatatttattttttccaatatattgcaatatattgaaagcggcaattatttgtatattttgcaatatattatataatatatgtatcatcatatatattatatatattattcaatgtattcaaatatataatatattagaaaataaaaagggaaaataatatattataatatatcacaatatattttaagaaatatatttgtaaatatattctcCTTTCGTAAGGGTAAACAAATATACGTGTAATTTTATACATTTCTCCAATCTTCAGTGATCatgaaatcatgataatatgttgatttgttgatcaagaaatatttatttatattatcaatgctgaaaaaacatttctttttgtttgtgtgtatgtgtctgaaaACAGATACACTACCATTTTTTTTGTCTGGGTATGCATGATTTATGCTACAttgattaatacttttataaagcAAGGACAAAAATCGAGTACAaataataattgagcaccaaatcagtgtaTTATAATggtttatgaaggatcatgtgacactgaagaatggagtaatgactgctgaaaattcaccaatgttgtgtttgtctgtatgcatgtatatacattttttgtgcaTTAGTATTTCAGAAAAGCACTACATAAACAGTATTCTGTGTTTTTTTAGTGACCAAAAAACAGAAGTGTTACCTCACTCACAGGATGTGAGGTCAGAGACGTCATCCAATCCGAGTTCACCAGAGATCTGCCCGAGCAAAGAAAGGTTGGTTTGATTGCGGTTTCTCAGTTCCAGTTCCTCAGGGAGTGCAGTGTCGGAGTGTTTTGACATCTGATGAATCcgatattttaaatacttttccaGCACCTTCACTTTTAGAAATGTATGTGAAAGGGTTTTTCTTTCTCCTTCATAGTTCTTCAGTAAACAAAAAACCGTGGATTTCTGTTGTGTAATCTCTGTCCCGTTGGTTTGGTCCCGCAGGCCATTTTTGAAGCTGAAAGAGTGTAGCGGCAGAGCTAATATCTCCCGATCTTCCTCCAGCACCAGCAGCTTCAGCAGCACAGCAGGGGAGGGAGACGGACTGGAGGAGCTGGAAATGgtgacacacacttacacacacagacagaagagtTCTGTTGAGATTCaagcactgcaaaaaaaacaacaacagaatttCAGTACCAGAATATATTATCTCAGCATCCTTAAACCTTGAGAACTTGAGAAGCAAAACTGCATTTGATCTTATGATGgataaatattacttttaatatttatacattcatgtatttatcatgatatgaTAGATgtgaaaatattgtgaaatgttattacagtttaaaataaaagttgcCTAATATAATATAccttaaagtttaatttattcataGGGTGGcaaaatgaattttcagcagccgttattccagtcttaagtgttacatgatcctttagaaatcaatctaatatgctaaattattataaatgttggaaACCATCATAAGCCAGCTGccagaatttattcaaaatataatatttggtTACAataagtctttactatcacttcttCACTTTTCAGAGTAACATCTTTGCTGAattaaactattaatttcttataaataaagggggaaaaaagtgcTGAACCCAAATTTGAATTGTGTATattgttgcaaaatatttttttcaaaatttggatgagaagtgtgtgtgtgtgtgtgtgtgtgtgtgtgtgcgcgtgtgtgtgtgtgtgtgtgtgtgtgtgttatatatatatatatatatatatatatatatatatatatatatatatatatatatatatatatatatatatatatatatatatatatatatatattattattatttttttttttttaaggatgtttttattttacttttaagctGGAAAACAACTAAATgattcagaaaaatatttttgcagtgcatttcttaCTCTAGCAGAGCTCTTGAGATAATTACCTCACATAAGCTCACTGTGAAGACAATTCACTTATGCTTCAGTCACGTCTAGGTGGGGGTTTTTTAATTGGAAAGCAAGACAAAATGATTAAGATGATTAAGAAAATAATTCTTGCTGCGTGATTTTTGTTTGGGTTTTTTTCCCTTGCAAAGCTCCTGTAAATAATCACCTCAGATTTCACAATGAAAACAATCCAATTATGTTTTAGAAACCTTTTCTATACACAGCTGATTTGCAGATAACATTGCACACTAAATGGCTCTTTCTATTGATTCACTATGACTGATGTTTGTCCATATGCCTAATTACTGCTGTACAGCTAGTTCTAGGACAATCTATAGCAATGGTACTAGTATTAAAGCTGGGGCAGCTATGGCCTAATGATtggagagttggacttgtaacccgaaggtccaagctgcccactgctctgggtgtgctgtgtgtgtgctctttaaTAATGACTTTGACTTTCATTATCATTACCTCTGCAGATTACTCAGTCTGTCATCTGGTGTGTGTTGTGTCCTGTAGGGCAGTCACTCGTTCACGGCTTCATCTGTGTACAGTCCATCTCTCGGTGCGGAAAGCCAGAACTCTGGAGCGCCGCTGATCATGTGCCGCAGTCCCACAGGTGAAATAAGCAATCATACACAATAAAAATAACCTGAAGCAATCATACACTGCTCAGCCAAAAGTAAGTGTACACCCGAAAACCACTCACATGTGCTTGTTGAACATATTTCATTAATAAGCAATTTGGTAATAGTTGGAACAGGATAGGAACTATTTCATCTTTAGCTCTTTAGAACACTGTTTTCTGTAATTGcgataaagctgaaataaaaaaatactgaaaagctttaataatgaaaaaattgctgaaaatgtactcacacaTAGATgtataaatgagtttgtttctacatTGGAATAGATTTAGATACATTTAGCACtacatcacttgatcaccagcaTATTTGTCTAGAActgtttttttcttgtaaatggtgcttgatctgtgcatatttctctactGATTCAGATGTGACAACTTTTTTACTGAACTATGTAATATTATGGATATAACGGAAGCAACagcttgaagttaaaaatgtgatgatggatttgtttcttacaaacatgcagctttttgcttcaaaagacacttgtggattattgtgatgtttttatttgctgtttggactcttgttctgacggcacccattcactgcagaggatccattgatgagtaatgctaaatttctccaaatctcttcagatgaagaaacaaatggatggcctgagggtgacaaaattttcagcaaattgctatttttgaatgaactgttattgaaaattagaaatgttgaacatcagattgttaaaatgtttactaaaataaACAAGTATTTGGATAAAAGTAATTGAACCCCTGAAAATCCATTAATAGGAAATTGGTAATAGTTGAATAGTCAGTCTCGTTATTAAAATAGTCTGACTCATCAGTTAAAAGGTGGTGTCCACATATTTGTGGCTATGAGATGTGCATAAACATGAGTATACTTGCATGAACACACATATGCTTGCACTTGGCACAAACAATAATTACGTTTTTCTTAGATGGAAAGAGCAAAACTTCACCAAGGTCAAACTTGAAATTCCGCTTTGACAAACTGAGTCACTCCACTGTAAGTACTGTGTCCTCAAATAACCTTTAATATTGACTGGGCGTATTATGAAATCGGTTTCAAAGTCGGTTGATTTATAGTAGATCAGATATTCAACAATGGCGATGTTGGAATGATAAAAGTGTGTATGTTACTCTTGTTTTAAAAGTGTTCACACTTGTTATCATAAGTCTGTAACAGTGCATTTGATTTCATTTGTAAACTGAATAATGAGATTGGAATTTATTCACTAAGATTCTCCTTTCTTTCAGGGTCATTAGGTCAGACGTCAGACCAGAAGCCACTGCATGGACAAAAGGTACTTTGCATATAACTGTACTGTATCTTTAAGCTACGTTGATGCATCTTAAAATACAAACGtgcataaaatataaatcttaatcatttatattttatcacCTTTTAATTATAAAGCCTAGAAATTAGCCATCATTTCCAGTTTAGTCTCTTTTAATGCTAATAATGAAATGTTCAAAGGTGCTAgattaattacctttttttaagaaatcacaagggattttcatctgtgttgttactgttaactaaaacctttacaaaatagttttttgttaatttaaataaagctaaaataaaacattgataaaaaaaaagataaataataaatgaaacgcATAAACTTGCACATTAAGAAATGTTGTTGTGGTAAGTAACTGAAACAAGTTTGAGTATTAAAATGattagaacaaaaataaaatatatataggcctatgtttttttatatttattaaaaataaaaataaacctataTAGaaataaaggggtcatatgatgcgtttTCAAgcagtgttacaagctcttggtgcataaagaagatttgtaaagatgcaaagactaaagtctcaaatccaaagagatattctttataaaagttaagggatgtccacacccccctaaaatggctcgtttaaacacgccaCACATCTCTATGTctctatgtgggaagatttgcataacggagcccaaatgttcacgtaaagaaagaaggtgtaccttttattctcgcaGTCGagctgaatcatttgaaacggtttgcatctccagtGATCCACTAAACCactaattacttaaattattgtgttttttgaaccttaaactgcataaacattgcattacaccaaatacaccaaataatgttatttttggaAGCAtcaatatgacccctttaaagctcataaaaatgacaaaagctcataaaaaaaatgtactgaacaaaaattaattaaaatctgttttatatttacCCAGTGTGTCTGTTCTTTGTCTTTCTAGGCAGTGACTCTGAATGGATTTTTATAGATTGGAAGAAAAAGGGACCATTTTCTCTTGCTAAATGCAGCAGTTGTCGTCACTCTTCAACATAATACACAATTGAACCACTATTGTAAGAACTGATCTCCAAACACACAAAACTGTTTCGGAGGACAGAAATGAACACCAGTCTTAGTAGAAAAAGCAACAAATGTCTCTGTTTTTCCAACAATTTAAATGTAGTGCTCAAACAAGTGTTGAAAACTATCCTTGCCTAACTGCAATTGCTTTCTAGACAGATGCTCATATTAACACAGCCACTTGAAGTACTTGAAGAGTTCTCAGTCATTAATGTTACAAGGATTACAGACTACAAAATAGCATTTAGAGAGCATCATTATAAGAGTCTTTTACAGAGATTATGGGTCATTTTGGAGACTTGAAAACCAATGCTCATCAGTGTAAGCCTTAAATACTGTAGAGAACTATGCTTTGCTGAGGACTGAGTTATTTTGAGTGATGTGAATAAGGTCAATTTTACCTTTCTGAGGGTAACAAAGATTGACATGGTTATTTAGTGGTAAGGGGAAAGGTTTTACAAAAAACACGATATTTCATGAATtgcaaagaaacatttttattatattttgtaagtAAAATCTGTTCAATTTCAGCATATATTATTTCTCTAAATAAAGACTTTCAGTATATATATTGTTCAACACTAATTTTAATTAAACGGATATAATTTgccacaattacaaaaaaatgaaatgagtATACTTCACCTAGTTTCATTTTGAGCTCTCAGAAAACACTCTTGAGAAAGCACAGACACATAAAACATTGGTTTTTCTTACTTTCAGACTTGTGGATGTACAAAAAGgtcctttttttaaatgctttgttatTCAATTATGGCTGGCAGAATTTTTTTGAAGGATTTTCTTTTGAAAtgatgtgttatttattttacatatatggGTCTCTCCTCATTCCTCATGAATCAGTTGTTAGTTTTCAGTCATACTCATTAGTGAGGGCATTAAACTGCAGAGAGCGCGTTAAACATTCTTGTACAATAGTGACAAATGTGTTAGCATATATGTTTGTACTGACATAatttattgcttttaaaaatcGTTGATGTTacgtaaacaaaaaaatacacgAAGAgtcaaatgaaataatttaaaagattatgtatatgtatatttggtTATGTGCCATTaagaatttattataaaataaaatgtattttgtgtcaaATACCTGTCTTTTTGAAATAGGAGTCCAATGCAATTTCCTTAGATatgtcttcttctttttttaggtACAAccacacatttaatataaaatgcacATTCTACAGACATATGGAAGAACTACAACATTTAATATGGCTTTAACAACTACTGTATATTAAATCAAAGTGTAAAATTGCTAGCATTCACATTTCAAAGTCAAGTTGATATCTTTTCAATCTTGTTGTCTAACTTTGCAACTGTACTTATGTTTACAGTCATGTTTGCTCTGGTATTGAAAAAACACAGTATGTGAGAGATAGAAATGCAAGATGTCTTTGTGTTCAGGAGAAATGCACAGAGGAATAGACAGTTGGCTCAGACGCTTGTTTTGCTTGATCATTCTGCCGTCTTGAACTGTTCACTGCAACTTCTGCATACACCAACTGCCACATAAAGACAAGTAAAGAAATTGATCATGACTGCGCGATTAAAAAATCAGATTATTATCAAAACCACACAAATGTACTGAGATACTTACTTCGTTTTTTGGTTTCACTCTAGCtgcaaatagaatagaaaaaaaatctgattttatattttaaaatttacattttagattaaataaacattacacgtaaattacatttattaatttaaatgtatacatttaaataacatttatcaacCTTAAcctt from Carassius auratus strain Wakin unplaced genomic scaffold, ASM336829v1 scaf_tig00012500, whole genome shotgun sequence encodes the following:
- the LOC113073610 gene encoding rap1 GTPase-activating protein 2-like isoform X4; this translates as MLERMQDDYIPYPRIENVLEKGGPYPQVILPQFGGYWIEDPEAPVGTPTSSDSSFCEEEEDGLNPGGGRGGGFSYRLECNSISRAYRKHFLGKEHMNYYCTGSSMGHLIMSLKYEEAEGQESLRIMLRSKTKTLYERIPLEGILHLPSVPQIAKLLCDDVTGLKFNPVLYPRASQLIVSFDEHEVNNTFKFGVIYQKFGQTSEEELFGNNEETAAFTEFLTVLGDNIELQDFKGFRGGLDVSHGQTGSESIYTTFRQREIMFHVSTKLPFTEGDIQQLQRKRHIGNDIVAAVFQEEPTPFVPDMIASNFLHAYVLVQAENPCTDHTTYKVSVTAREDVPPFGPPLPNPAVFKKGPEFREFLLTKLINAENACYKSDKFAKLEERTRAALLDNLHDELHRQTQATVGLGSTTDEEKLENGGHGGLLESFKRAMRVRSHSMETMVTHKHKSPGVAAGVPSSVSGGGLQQNSMECTKSTFTPPALSAKSPLKSPVKRRSGLFPRLHSSTDSPTEKHPSRSDQKTEVLPHSQDVRSETSSNPSSPEICPSKERPFLKLKECSGRANISRSSSSTSSFSSTAGEGDGLEELEMGSHSFTASSVYSPSLGAESQNSGAPLIMCRSPTDGKSKTSPRSNLKFRFDKLSHSTGH
- the LOC113073610 gene encoding rap1 GTPase-activating protein 2-like isoform X2, producing the protein MYILSPSARGRELGRTNIAQDGPGPKSVLECGPDSMSDSEAKVNSKKAGIRAAVILIGLLHKSRRQKEKEREKERKQELLTISSVPLGECPPSPPRTAPPTMKSAEFFDMLERMQDDYIPYPRIENVLEKGGPYPQVILPQFGGYWIEDPEAPVGTPTSSDSSFCEEEEDGLNPGGGRGGGFSYRLECNSISRAYRKHFLGKEHMNYYCTGSSMGHLIMSLKYEEAEGQESLRIMLRSKTKTLYERIPLEGILHLPSVPQIAKLLCDDVTGLKFNPVLYPRASQLIVSFDEHEVNNTFKFGVIYQKFGQTSEEELFGNNEETAAFTEFLTVLGDNIELQDFKGFRGGLDVSHGQTGSESIYTTFRQREIMFHVSTKLPFTEGDIQQLQRKRHIGNDIVAAVFQEEPTPFVPDMIASNFLHAYVLVQAENPCTDHTTYKVSVTAREDVPPFGPPLPNPAVFKKGPEFREFLLTKLINAENACYKSDKFAKLEERTRAALLDNLHDELHRQTQATVGLGSTTDEEKLENGGHGGLLESFKRAMRVRSHSMETMVTHKHKSPGVAAGVPSSVSGGGLQQNSMECTKSTFTPPALSAKSPLKSPVKRRSGLFPRLHSSTDSPTEKHPSRSDQKTEVLPHSQDVRSETSSNPSSPEICPSKERPFLKLKECSGRANISRSSSSTSSFSSTAGEGDGLEELEMGSHSFTASSVYSPSLGAESQNSGAPLIMCRSPTDGKSKTSPRSNLKFRFDKLSHSTGH
- the LOC113073610 gene encoding rap1 GTPase-activating protein 2-like isoform X1, producing MYILSPSARGRELGRTNIAQDGPGPKSVLECGPDSMSDSEAKVNSKKAGIRAAVILIGLLHKSRRQKEKEREKERKQELLTISSVPLGECPPSPPRTAPPTMKSAEFFDMLERMQIPKTEETKKYKDDYIPYPRIENVLEKGGPYPQVILPQFGGYWIEDPEAPVGTPTSSDSSFCEEEEDGLNPGGGRGGGFSYRLECNSISRAYRKHFLGKEHMNYYCTGSSMGHLIMSLKYEEAEGQESLRIMLRSKTKTLYERIPLEGILHLPSVPQIAKLLCDDVTGLKFNPVLYPRASQLIVSFDEHEVNNTFKFGVIYQKFGQTSEEELFGNNEETAAFTEFLTVLGDNIELQDFKGFRGGLDVSHGQTGSESIYTTFRQREIMFHVSTKLPFTEGDIQQLQRKRHIGNDIVAAVFQEEPTPFVPDMIASNFLHAYVLVQAENPCTDHTTYKVSVTAREDVPPFGPPLPNPAVFKKGPEFREFLLTKLINAENACYKSDKFAKLEERTRAALLDNLHDELHRQTQATVGLGSTTDEEKLENGGHGGLLESFKRAMRVRSHSMETMVTHKHKSPGVAAGVPSSVSGGGLQQNSMECTKSTFTPPALSAKSPLKSPVKRRSGLFPRLHSSTDSPTEKHPSRSDQKTEVLPHSQDVRSETSSNPSSPEICPSKERPFLKLKECSGRANISRSSSSTSSFSSTAGEGDGLEELEMGSHSFTASSVYSPSLGAESQNSGAPLIMCRSPTDGKSKTSPRSNLKFRFDKLSHSTGH
- the LOC113073610 gene encoding rap1 GTPase-activating protein 2-like isoform X3, encoding MLERMQIPKTEETKKYKDDYIPYPRIENVLEKGGPYPQVILPQFGGYWIEDPEAPVGTPTSSDSSFCEEEEDGLNPGGGRGGGFSYRLECNSISRAYRKHFLGKEHMNYYCTGSSMGHLIMSLKYEEAEGQESLRIMLRSKTKTLYERIPLEGILHLPSVPQIAKLLCDDVTGLKFNPVLYPRASQLIVSFDEHEVNNTFKFGVIYQKFGQTSEEELFGNNEETAAFTEFLTVLGDNIELQDFKGFRGGLDVSHGQTGSESIYTTFRQREIMFHVSTKLPFTEGDIQQLQRKRHIGNDIVAAVFQEEPTPFVPDMIASNFLHAYVLVQAENPCTDHTTYKVSVTAREDVPPFGPPLPNPAVFKKGPEFREFLLTKLINAENACYKSDKFAKLEERTRAALLDNLHDELHRQTQATVGLGSTTDEEKLENGGHGGLLESFKRAMRVRSHSMETMVTHKHKSPGVAAGVPSSVSGGGLQQNSMECTKSTFTPPALSAKSPLKSPVKRRSGLFPRLHSSTDSPTEKHPSRSDQKTEVLPHSQDVRSETSSNPSSPEICPSKERPFLKLKECSGRANISRSSSSTSSFSSTAGEGDGLEELEMGSHSFTASSVYSPSLGAESQNSGAPLIMCRSPTDGKSKTSPRSNLKFRFDKLSHSTGH